The Terriglobia bacterium sequence CGAGCTTGAGGTCCGCAACGTGATCAGCTACTACTCGATGCTGACCACCAAGCCGCGCGGCAAGTACAACGTGCAGGTGTGCCGCAACATCTGCTGCATGCTGCGCGGGTCGGACGAGATCAGCGCCCACGTCAAGCGGCGGCTCGGCATCCCCCACAAGGGCACGACGGCGGACGGGATGTTTTCCTTTGAAGAGGTCGAATGTATCGGCGCCTGCAGTTGGGCGCCGGCCATGCAGGTGAACTACGACTTTCACGAGAAATTAACACCGGCGAAAGTCGACGATATTTTGGAGTCATACAGAAACGGATAGTAGGTTGAGAATTGCGAAACTGCGGAATCGGGTGATCGGGTAATTGAACAAACAGTTCGGTTTCAAATTACCCGATTACGCAATTGCGCAATTACCCGATATGGCCGACCTGGTCTCCCATCCCGACGAAGTACGAGTAGTCTCGAAGCGCTTCGGCCAGGGTGCGGTCGACATCGACCGCTACCTCGCGCTCGACGGCTACAAGGCGGTGCAGAAGGCGCTGTCGCTGGGCCCCGACGGAATCATCAGCCAGGTGAAGGAGTCGAACCTGCGCGGCCGTGGCGGCGCTGGATTTCCCACCGGCATGAAGTGGTCGTTCGTGCCCAAGGAATCGGCGAAGCCGAAGTATGTGCTGTGCAACGGCGACGAGAGCGAGCCCGCCACCTGCAAGGACCGCCTCATCCTGGAGCATGATCCCCATGCGGTCATCGAAGGCGTGGTAATTGCCGGGCTCTCCATCAAAGCCAAGGTCGGGTACATCTACATTCGCGGCGAGTATCGGTACCTGGTGGACATCATGCGTAAGGCGATCGCCGACGCCTACGCGCGCGGCTTTCTCGGCAAGAATATCTTCGGCAGTGGCGTGGACTTCGACGTCTACTGGCACACCGGCGCCGGCGCGTACGAGGTCGGCGAAGAATCGGCGCTGATGGAATCGCTGGAGGGCAAGCGCGGAGTGCCGCGTATCCGCCCGCCCTTTCCTGCCGTCGTCGGACTTTGGGGCGGGCCGACGATCATCAATAATGTCGAGACCCTCGCCAGCGTGCCGCACATTGTTCTGGGCGGTGGCCAGTGGTTCTCCGAACTGGGCACGCCGAAGAACGGTGGCACGCGCCTGTTCTGCCTCAGCGGGCACGTCAACCGGCCCGGCGTGTACGAGCTGCCGCTCGGTTACAACCTGCGCAAGATGATCGACGAAGTTGGCGGCGGCGTGTGGAAGGGCCGCAAGCTGAAGGCGGTCACGCCCGGCGGATCGTCGACGCCGGTGCTCACCGCGGACGAAGTAGATGTCGGCATGGATTTCGACCAGCTCATGAAAGCCGGTTCCATGCTTGGCTCCGGCGGCGTGGTGGTGCTCGACGATCAGACCTGCATGGTCAAGTACGCACAGCGCATCATGATGTTCTACCAGCACGAGAGTTGCGGCTGGTGCATTCCCTGCCGCGAGGGCACCGACTGGCTGAAGAAGACGCTCAACCGCTTTCATGCCGGCGGCGGCGTGAAGAAGGACATCGATAACATCCAGTACCTGGCGGAAAACATGCTTGGCCGCACTTTCTGCCCGCTGGGCGATGCGGCGGCAATGCCGATCATTTCCATTGTGAAGAAATTCCGCGAAGAGTTCGAAGCACATCTAGAAGGACGGGCGTGTCCGTGCGAGGCGGCCGCGTTGGAGCAACTCCCGGTGTTGACATGAAAACACGAAAACGAAAATCGCAACGAAGACCGCTACCGTACGGCCGACTCAAATGCACTGTCAAATTCTCGCCACCAATAGAGATGCGGAACGAACCGTCTGCCAAGCCGAAGAGCGGCCTCATCATAGGGGAATTTCCCGAGGCGATTAACGGCAACCCACCCCGAGAGAGCGTAATAAAGCATCCGTGGGGCAACTACGTCAATTGTGCCCAGTTAATCGAATTCGAACCTAGCGAGCCTGGTGAAGAACCATCGCTGCAGATTCGTCTCGGATATTACCGACAGAGGCCTGGAGAAGAGAATCGCTGGGAGTTTGCTGCACAAACGACCATCACCGACTCTCCTAAGGAAATTAGACAATTTCTTGATCGAATACCTAGGCATTGGTTTAAGAAGGCTCACTGATGCCCGACATTAACATCACGGTTGACGGCAAGAAGATCACGGCGCCCGCGGGCACGCTGCTGATCGAGGCCTGCAAATCCGCGGGCATCGAGATTCCGTCGTTCTGTTACTACCCTGGGCTGTCGCTGCAGGGCGCGTGCCGCATGTGCCTGGTGCGGATCGAGAAAATGCCCAAGCTGCAAACCGCCTGCACCACGGTAATCAGCGAGGGCATGACGGTCAGCAGCGAGAATGACGAAGTGCGGCAAGCACGCAAGGCGATGCTGGAGATGCTGCTCGGCAATCATCCGCTGGATTGTCCGGTGTGCGACGCTGGCGGCGAGTGCGAACTGCAGGACATGACGTTCAGCTGCGGCGCCGCCGAGTCCAAGCTGATCGACATCAAGAACCACCGCGAAGAACAGCAGTGGTCGCCGGTGGTGTATTTCGACCGGCCGCGCTGCATCATGTGCTACCGCTGCGTGCGCGTTTGCGGCGAAGCCATGGACGTGTGGGCGCTGGGCATCCAGAACCGCGGCTCGGCGCAGGTGATCGCACCCAATAAGCAGGATTACCTGTGGTGCGAAGAGTGCGGCATGTGCATTGACATCTGCCCCGTGGGCGCGCTCACCAGCGGCGCCTACCGCTACAAGACGCGGCCCTGGGAGATGCACCACGTGGGCACCGTCTGCACCCATTGCGGTGACGGCTGCAAGACTACGC is a genomic window containing:
- a CDS encoding NAD(P)H-dependent oxidoreductase subunit E translates to MVVSEQLDRFFTEKMREYPTQRSFLVPMLLYTQDELGFLSDEAISYIAQKVDLTELEVRNVISYYSMLTTKPRGKYNVQVCRNICCMLRGSDEISAHVKRRLGIPHKGTTADGMFSFEEVECIGACSWAPAMQVNYDFHEKLTPAKVDDILESYRNG
- the nuoF gene encoding NADH-quinone oxidoreductase subunit NuoF; the protein is MADLVSHPDEVRVVSKRFGQGAVDIDRYLALDGYKAVQKALSLGPDGIISQVKESNLRGRGGAGFPTGMKWSFVPKESAKPKYVLCNGDESEPATCKDRLILEHDPHAVIEGVVIAGLSIKAKVGYIYIRGEYRYLVDIMRKAIADAYARGFLGKNIFGSGVDFDVYWHTGAGAYEVGEESALMESLEGKRGVPRIRPPFPAVVGLWGGPTIINNVETLASVPHIVLGGGQWFSELGTPKNGGTRLFCLSGHVNRPGVYELPLGYNLRKMIDEVGGGVWKGRKLKAVTPGGSSTPVLTADEVDVGMDFDQLMKAGSMLGSGGVVVLDDQTCMVKYAQRIMMFYQHESCGWCIPCREGTDWLKKTLNRFHAGGGVKKDIDNIQYLAENMLGRTFCPLGDAAAMPIISIVKKFREEFEAHLEGRACPCEAAALEQLPVLT